One Helicobacter pylori NQ4053 genomic region harbors:
- a CDS encoding efflux RND transporter periplasmic adaptor subunit, with amino-acid sequence MLMGVLGVFLEAKEYPEIILEEKNLQPMGLKVVKLDKEIFSKGLPFNAYIDFDSKSSVVQSLSFDASVVAVYKREGEQVKAGDAICEVSSIDLSNLYFELQNNQNKLKIAKDITKKDLELYRAGVIPKREYQTSFLASEEMGLKVEQLESTFKSFGVDPKNPKGQYGFRIVARDSGLLALAPKNVGEKILAFTSYVRISKSDDLIAQIKLPVGVSKTIKRDSPVYNEEGEKIGKIQSVSVVLDKGSNTILATALLDEGNYHVGEMVEMYIQGSQPKDSVLIPSNALIRNGKDYLVFVRTPKGFRPVAVQVLEERSKIFIVSAQNLHPNDSVAVGSLIGLKGMINNLGEE; translated from the coding sequence ATGTTAATGGGCGTTTTGGGTGTTTTTTTGGAAGCCAAAGAGTATCCAGAAATTATTTTAGAAGAAAAAAACTTGCAACCCATGGGGTTAAAGGTGGTTAAATTAGATAAAGAAATCTTTAGTAAAGGGCTTCCTTTTAACGCTTATATTGATTTTGATAGTAAAAGCTCTGTGGTGCAGAGCTTGAGCTTTGATGCGTCTGTGGTTGCGGTTTATAAAAGAGAGGGCGAGCAGGTGAAGGCTGGAGATGCGATCTGTGAAGTGAGCTCTATTGATTTGAGCAATTTGTATTTTGAATTGCAAAACAACCAAAATAAATTAAAAATCGCTAAAGATATCACTAAAAAAGATTTAGAGCTTTATAGGGCCGGTGTCATTCCTAAAAGGGAGTATCAAACGAGCTTTCTAGCCAGTGAAGAAATGGGCTTAAAGGTGGAACAACTAGAAAGCACTTTTAAAAGCTTTGGCGTGGATCCTAAAAACCCTAAAGGGCAGTATGGTTTTAGGATTGTGGCTAGAGACAGCGGTCTTTTAGCGTTAGCGCCTAAAAATGTGGGCGAGAAGATTTTGGCTTTCACTAGTTATGTGCGTATTTCAAAAAGCGACGATCTGATCGCTCAAATCAAATTGCCTGTAGGCGTTTCTAAAACCATTAAAAGAGATTCGCCGGTCTATAATGAAGAGGGGGAAAAAATTGGCAAGATCCAAAGCGTTTCGGTGGTGTTAGACAAAGGCTCTAACACGATTTTAGCCACCGCTTTATTAGATGAGGGCAATTACCATGTAGGGGAAATGGTAGAAATGTATATTCAAGGCTCACAGCCCAAAGATTCGGTGCTAATCCCTTCAAACGCTTTAATCAGAAACGGAAAGGATTACCTGGTGTTTGTGAGGACGCCTAAAGGTTTTAGGCCTGTGGCGGTTCAAGTTTTAGAAGAACGCAGCAAGATTTTTATCGTGAGCGCTCAAAATTTACACCCCAATGACAGCGTGGCAGTGGGGTCATTGATAGGGTTAAAAGGCATGATCAACAATTTAGGGGAGGAATAA
- a CDS encoding dynamin-like GTPase family protein, which yields MVLRTQTNFVKFLEQVLEVLKEVEIDKTECSTLLASIQKQQLVIPVVGNFSTGKSTLLNRFLGSSVLPTGITPETSLATELHYSANERIEAFSNNDEKTESFELNERSFEAIKDNATKYSYLKVYLNNEALKDSAPLVFVDMPGFDSPISSHTHAILEYLERGVHFVILTSVEEGNLTKRMVRELKNLLEFDKGLSFILSKTNLRTPSQVGEISRYIQDQIQDHLDLTTRLIHSNKDNNALLEVADKIDAEKLFSALYLKRLKFLNSQLQNSLKSMIKSFDYSKEKALEEIQALDLSVKDIEKTYEKLRANLEEEYSSVAVGSVVKKVVEEVREQKSYLASLTNKPNEFNSEIESIMQQSLIKNAKLEIEKINLSFSKDFCTEFESLNNTQLSSGFSVNLEHSLELGINALSVILAKNPVTRPFALILQGLKPLLKELLTLLPNIIASFFRNEEKERAKLENWIEVKVIPEVQYKLKKVLPGLFNECLENSLKGLKDRCELEITHKKQEIALAQKEKEKHLNDLENQKQILENKINALSDLEQQYLKD from the coding sequence ATGGTTTTACGCACGCAAACAAATTTTGTGAAGTTTTTAGAACAGGTTTTAGAAGTTTTAAAAGAAGTGGAGATCGATAAAACAGAATGCTCCACGCTTTTAGCAAGCATTCAAAAACAACAGCTTGTGATACCCGTTGTGGGGAATTTTAGCACAGGGAAAAGCACGCTATTGAACCGCTTTTTAGGCAGTAGCGTTTTGCCTACCGGTATCACGCCAGAGACTTCTTTAGCCACTGAGTTACATTATAGCGCTAATGAACGCATAGAGGCTTTTTCAAACAATGATGAAAAAACAGAGAGTTTTGAACTGAATGAGCGAAGTTTTGAAGCGATTAAAGACAATGCCACGAAGTATTCCTACCTTAAGGTTTATTTGAATAATGAAGCCCTAAAAGATAGCGCTCCTTTAGTGTTTGTGGATATGCCAGGCTTTGATAGCCCTATTTCAAGCCACACCCATGCCATTTTGGAATATTTAGAAAGGGGCGTGCATTTTGTCATTCTCACAAGCGTAGAAGAGGGTAACCTCACTAAACGCATGGTTAGGGAATTAAAAAACCTTTTAGAGTTTGACAAAGGCCTTAGCTTTATTTTGAGTAAAACGAATTTAAGGACGCCTTCGCAAGTGGGAGAAATCTCTCGCTACATTCAAGATCAAATCCAAGATCACCTTGATTTGACAACGCGCCTCATCCATTCCAATAAAGACAATAACGCTCTTTTAGAGGTAGCGGATAAAATAGACGCTGAAAAGCTTTTTAGCGCTTTGTATTTGAAACGATTGAAGTTTTTAAATTCCCAGTTACAAAACAGCTTAAAAAGCATGATTAAAAGCTTTGATTATTCTAAAGAAAAGGCTTTAGAAGAAATACAAGCGTTGGATTTGAGCGTTAAAGACATTGAAAAAACCTATGAAAAATTAAGGGCTAATTTAGAAGAAGAATATTCTAGCGTGGCTGTGGGATCGGTGGTTAAAAAAGTAGTAGAAGAGGTCAGGGAGCAAAAATCCTATTTAGCCTCTTTAACCAACAAGCCTAACGAGTTCAATAGCGAAATAGAAAGCATCATGCAACAAAGCTTGATCAAAAACGCTAAATTAGAGATTGAAAAGATCAACCTTTCTTTTTCAAAAGATTTTTGCACGGAATTTGAAAGCTTGAACAACACGCAGCTTTCTAGCGGTTTTTCTGTGAATTTAGAGCATAGCCTTGAATTAGGGATCAACGCTTTAAGCGTGATTTTAGCCAAGAACCCGGTTACAAGACCTTTCGCGCTGATCTTGCAAGGGTTAAAACCTCTTTTAAAAGAATTATTGACTTTGTTGCCTAATATCATCGCTTCATTCTTTAGAAATGAGGAAAAAGAGCGGGCGAAATTAGAAAATTGGATTGAAGTCAAAGTGATACCAGAGGTTCAATACAAGCTTAAAAAAGTTTTACCGGGCTTGTTTAATGAATGCTTGGAAAATTCCCTAAAAGGTTTAAAAGATCGGTGCGAACTAGAAATCACACATAAAAAACAAGAAATCGCGCTCGCTCAAAAAGAAAAAGAAAAACACTTAAACGATTTAGAAAATCAAAAACAAATCTTAGAAAACAAGATCAACGCTTTAAGCGATCTAGAACAACAATATTTAAAGGATTAA
- a CDS encoding DUF3240 family protein, with translation MLALEIYIDICLKDALIDYLFEKGFDDFFYVECYKYAASSLLLSQKEQVSGRKDYAKFKLFLSDEIALSLAQALKNQFASKEMKLFYSQTHGL, from the coding sequence ATGCTGGCTTTAGAAATTTATATTGATATTTGCTTGAAAGACGCTTTAATAGATTACTTGTTTGAAAAAGGCTTTGATGATTTTTTTTATGTGGAATGCTATAAATACGCCGCTTCTTCATTGCTTTTAAGCCAAAAAGAACAGGTGAGCGGGCGTAAAGACTACGCTAAATTCAAGCTTTTTTTAAGCGATGAGATCGCTTTATCTCTAGCCCAAGCGTTAAAAAACCAGTTCGCTTCTAAAGAAATGAAATTGTTTTATTCTCAAACGCATGGGTTGTAG
- a CDS encoding efflux RND transporter permease subunit: MLASIIEFSLRQRVIVIVGAILILFFGTYSFIHTPVDAFPDISPTQVKIILKLPGSSPEEMENNIVRPLELELLGLKGQKSLRSISKYSISDITIDFDDSVDIYLARNIVNERLSSVMKDLPVGVEGGMAPIVTPLSDIFMFTIDGNITEIEKRQLLDFVIRPQLRMISGVADVNSIGGFSRAFVIVPDFNDMARLGVSISDLESAVRVNLRNSGAGRVDRDGETFLVKIQTASLSLEDIGKITVSTNLGHLHIKDFAKVISQSRTRLGFVTKDGVGETTEGLVLSLKDANTKEIITQVYQKLEELKPLLPNGVSINVFYDRSEFTQKAIATVSKTLIEAVVLIIITLFLFLGNLRASVAVGVILPLSLSVAFIFIKLSDLTLNLMSLGGLVIAIGMLIDSAVVVVENAFEKLSANTKTTKLHAIYRSCKEIAVSVVSGVVIIIVFFVPILTLQGLEGKMFRPLAQSIVYALLGTLVLSITIIPVVSSLVLKATPHSETFLTRFLNKIYAPLLEFFVHNPKKVILGAFVFLIASLSLFPFVGKNFMPALDEGDVVLSVETTPSISLDQSRDLMLNIESAIKKHVKEVKTIVARTGSDELGLDLGGLNQTDTFISFIPKKEWSVKNKDELLEKIMDSLKDFKGINFSFTQPIEMRISEMLTGVRGDLAVKIFGDDIGELNKLSFQIAQVLKGIKGSSEVLTTLNEGVNYLYVTPNKESMADVGITSDEFSKFLKSALEGLIVDVIPTGISRTPVMIRQESDFASSITKIKSLALTSKYGVLVPITSIAKIEEVDGPVSIVREDSRRMSVVRSNVVGCDLNSFVEEAKKVIAQNVKLPPSYYITYGGQFENQQRANKRLSTVIPLSILAIFFILFFTFKSIPLALLILLNIPFAVTGGLIALFALGEYISVPASVGFIALFGIAVLNGVVMIGYFKELLLQGKSVEECVLLGAKRRLRPVLMTACIAGLGLLPLLFSHSVGSEVQKPLAIVVLGGLVTSSALTLLLLPPMFMLIAKKIKIV; the protein is encoded by the coding sequence ATGCTCGCTTCCATTATTGAATTTTCCTTACGCCAGAGAGTGATTGTGATTGTTGGCGCGATTCTTATTTTGTTTTTTGGGACTTATAGTTTTATCCACACTCCAGTGGACGCTTTCCCGGATATTTCGCCCACTCAAGTTAAAATCATTTTAAAACTCCCCGGCTCTAGCCCTGAAGAAATGGAAAATAACATCGTGCGCCCTTTAGAATTAGAGCTTTTGGGTTTAAAAGGGCAAAAATCTTTAAGAAGTATTTCAAAATATTCTATTTCAGACATTACGATAGATTTTGATGACAGCGTGGATATTTATTTAGCGAGAAATATTGTCAATGAGCGCTTGAGCAGTGTGATGAAAGATTTACCCGTGGGGGTTGAAGGGGGCATGGCACCCATTGTTACGCCGCTATCAGATATCTTTATGTTCACCATTGATGGCAATATCACCGAGATAGAAAAACGACAGCTTTTAGACTTTGTGATCCGCCCGCAATTAAGAATGATTAGCGGCGTGGCGGATGTCAATTCCATTGGAGGCTTTAGCAGGGCGTTTGTGATCGTGCCGGATTTTAATGACATGGCAAGGCTTGGGGTGAGTATTTCTGATTTAGAATCGGCTGTGAGAGTGAATTTAAGAAACAGCGGAGCGGGGCGCGTGGATAGAGATGGCGAAACCTTTTTAGTCAAAATCCAAACCGCTTCTTTGAGTTTAGAAGACATTGGCAAAATCACCGTTTCCACGAATTTGGGGCATTTGCACATTAAGGATTTTGCAAAAGTCATCAGCCAGTCTCGCACCCGCTTAGGGTTTGTCACTAAAGATGGCGTGGGCGAGACCACAGAAGGCTTGGTGCTTTCTTTAAAAGACGCTAACACCAAAGAAATCATCACTCAAGTGTATCAAAAATTAGAGGAATTAAAACCCCTTTTACCGAATGGCGTTTCCATTAATGTTTTTTACGATCGCTCTGAATTCACGCAAAAAGCCATTGCCACCGTTTCTAAAACGCTCATTGAAGCCGTTGTTTTAATCATCATCACGCTTTTTTTATTTTTAGGGAATTTGAGGGCGAGCGTGGCTGTGGGGGTGATTTTACCCTTAAGCTTGTCTGTGGCGTTTATTTTTATCAAACTTAGCGATCTGACCTTAAACTTGATGAGTTTAGGGGGGTTGGTTATCGCTATAGGGATGCTCATTGACTCAGCCGTGGTGGTGGTGGAAAACGCTTTTGAAAAATTGAGCGCTAACACTAAGACCACTAAACTCCATGCGATCTATCGTTCTTGTAAAGAAATCGCCGTTTCAGTGGTGAGCGGGGTGGTGATTATTATTGTGTTTTTTGTGCCGATTCTAACCTTACAGGGTTTAGAGGGCAAGATGTTTAGGCCTTTAGCACAAAGCATTGTGTATGCGCTTTTAGGCACTTTAGTGTTATCCATCACTATCATTCCTGTAGTGAGCTCTCTTGTCTTAAAAGCCACGCCCCATAGCGAAACCTTTTTAACGAGATTTTTAAATAAAATCTACGCCCCTTTATTGGAATTTTTTGTGCATAACCCTAAAAAAGTGATTTTAGGAGCGTTTGTTTTTTTAATCGCGAGCCTTTCTTTATTCCCTTTTGTGGGGAAGAATTTCATGCCCGCTTTAGATGAGGGCGATGTGGTTTTGAGCGTAGAAACCACCCCTTCTATTTCTTTAGATCAATCTAGAGATCTCATGTTAAACATTGAAAGCGCGATTAAAAAGCATGTCAAGGAAGTTAAAACCATTGTCGCGCGCACGGGGAGCGATGAATTGGGGCTGGATTTGGGGGGGTTGAATCAAACCGATACCTTTATTTCTTTCATCCCCAAAAAAGAATGGAGCGTGAAAAATAAAGATGAATTGTTAGAAAAAATCATGGATTCTTTAAAAGACTTTAAGGGGATTAACTTTTCTTTCACCCAACCCATTGAAATGAGGATTTCTGAAATGCTGACAGGGGTTAGGGGGGATTTAGCGGTTAAGATTTTTGGAGATGATATTGGCGAATTGAATAAATTGAGCTTTCAAATCGCGCAAGTCTTAAAAGGGATTAAAGGCTCTAGTGAGGTTTTAACCACGCTTAATGAGGGCGTGAATTATTTGTATGTAACCCCTAATAAAGAATCGATGGCGGATGTGGGGATCACTAGCGATGAATTTTCCAAGTTTTTAAAATCCGCTTTAGAGGGCTTGATCGTGGATGTGATCCCTACAGGGATTTCACGAACCCCAGTGATGATCCGCCAAGAGAGCGATTTTGCAAGCTCTATCACTAAAATCAAAAGTTTAGCCTTGACTTCCAAATATGGCGTTTTAGTGCCTATCACTTCTATCGCCAAGATTGAAGAAGTGGATGGCCCTGTTTCTATCGTGCGTGAAGATTCAAGGCGCATGAGCGTGGTTCGCAGCAATGTGGTGGGGTGCGATTTGAATTCCTTTGTAGAAGAGGCTAAAAAAGTGATCGCTCAAAACGTCAAGCTCCCTCCTAGCTACTATATCACTTATGGGGGGCAGTTTGAAAACCAGCAACGGGCCAATAAAAGGCTTTCTACCGTTATCCCTTTAAGCATCTTAGCGATTTTTTTCATTCTTTTTTTCACTTTTAAAAGCATTCCTTTAGCCTTGCTCATTCTTTTGAATATCCCTTTTGCGGTTACTGGAGGGCTTATTGCGTTGTTTGCGCTAGGGGAGTATATTTCAGTGCCAGCGAGCGTGGGCTTTATCGCTCTTTTTGGGATTGCGGTTTTAAATGGCGTGGTGATGATAGGCTATTTTAAAGAGCTTCTCTTGCAAGGAAAAAGCGTAGAAGAATGCGTTTTATTGGGCGCTAAAAGGCGTTTGAGGCCGGTTTTAATGACCGCTTGCATTGCCGGTTTGGGTTTGCTCCCTTTATTATTTTCTCATAGCGTGGGATCAGAAGTCCAAAAACCTTTAGCGATCGTGGTGCTTGGGGGCTTAGTCACCTCAAGCGCTCTAACCTTACTCCTACTGCCGCCAATGTTCATGCTCATTGCTAAAAAGATTAAAATCGTTTGA